A genomic region of Mycobacterium sp. Aquia_213 contains the following coding sequences:
- a CDS encoding acyl-CoA dehydrogenase family protein: MNFELTDDQELIRKSVAELARKFDDQYWMEKDQAHEFPTEFYRAIADGGWLGMTIPTEYGGHGLGITEATLLLEEVAKSGGAMNAASAIHLSIFGMQPVVVHGSDELKARTLPTVANGDVHICFGVTEPGAGLDTSRITTFAKRDGDKYIVNGRKVWISKAMESDKILLLTRTKSYDEVAKKTDGMTLFLTDLDRSRIDIRPIRKMGRNAVSSNELFIDNLEVPVEDRVGDEGKGFQYILDGLNPERMLIAAEALGIGRVALEKAVKYGNEREVFGRPIGMNQGLQFPLADSLAHLDAAELMLRKATWLYDNGKPCGREANTAKYLCADAGFTAADRALQTHGGMGYAEEYHITRYFREARLMKIAPVSQEMILNFLGANVLKLPRSY, encoded by the coding sequence ATGAATTTTGAGCTGACCGATGACCAGGAGCTGATCCGTAAGTCGGTCGCCGAACTGGCGCGCAAATTCGACGATCAGTACTGGATGGAGAAGGACCAGGCGCACGAATTTCCGACGGAGTTCTATCGAGCCATAGCCGACGGCGGCTGGCTCGGCATGACGATTCCGACGGAGTACGGCGGCCATGGCCTCGGAATCACCGAGGCCACACTGCTGCTCGAAGAGGTCGCCAAGTCCGGCGGCGCGATGAACGCCGCCAGCGCGATCCACCTGTCGATCTTCGGCATGCAGCCGGTCGTCGTGCACGGCTCCGACGAACTCAAGGCCCGCACCTTGCCCACGGTCGCCAATGGCGATGTGCACATCTGCTTCGGGGTCACCGAACCCGGTGCCGGGCTTGACACTTCGCGCATCACCACGTTCGCCAAACGCGATGGAGACAAGTACATCGTCAATGGCCGCAAGGTGTGGATCTCCAAGGCGATGGAGTCCGACAAGATCCTGCTGCTCACCCGCACCAAGAGCTACGACGAGGTGGCCAAGAAGACCGACGGGATGACGCTGTTCCTCACCGACCTCGATCGCAGTCGCATCGATATCCGCCCGATCCGCAAGATGGGCCGCAACGCCGTCAGCTCCAACGAGTTGTTCATCGACAATCTCGAAGTACCGGTCGAGGACCGGGTTGGCGACGAAGGTAAGGGATTTCAGTACATTCTCGACGGCCTGAATCCCGAGCGGATGCTGATCGCGGCCGAGGCGCTGGGCATCGGCCGGGTGGCACTCGAAAAAGCGGTGAAGTACGGCAACGAGCGTGAGGTCTTCGGCCGGCCGATCGGCATGAACCAGGGCCTGCAGTTCCCGCTCGCGGATTCGCTGGCCCACCTCGACGCCGCCGAGCTGATGTTGCGCAAAGCCACGTGGTTATACGACAACGGCAAACCCTGTGGGCGCGAGGCGAATACCGCGAAGTATCTGTGTGCCGATGCGGGCTTCACCGCCGCGGACCGGGCGTTGCAGACGCACGGCGGCATGGGTTACGCGGAGGAGTACCACATCACGCGCTACTTCCGTGAGGCGCGATTGATGAAGATCGCACCGGTCAGCCAGGAGATGATCCTGAACTTCCTGGGAGCCAATGTCCTGAAATTGCCGAGGAGCTATTGA
- a CDS encoding enoyl-CoA hydratase/isomerase family protein, with the protein MTSTEEPVLLSGDSDGVRTLTLNRPRRKNAISPELWIALRDALLAAGRDRSVRALVITGAGGAFCSGADIGIADDIHPKYKLQRLTDVALALHELPIPTVAKVTGVAVGAGWNLALGCDLVVATPESTFSQIFSKRGLSIDLGGSWLLPKLVGLQQAKRLALLAETIDAVEALALNLVTWLVSAAEIDAFVSDLTARLAAGPPIALAQTKALLNENADRTLRDALANEARAQIGNFATADAAAAYAAFSERREPTFTGRWALSKSDEESE; encoded by the coding sequence TTGACGTCCACCGAAGAACCCGTCCTGTTGTCGGGTGACAGCGATGGGGTACGCACGCTGACCCTCAACCGGCCGCGCCGCAAAAACGCGATCAGTCCAGAGCTTTGGATCGCACTGCGCGACGCGCTGCTCGCCGCGGGCCGTGACCGCAGCGTGCGTGCGCTGGTGATCACCGGTGCCGGCGGGGCGTTTTGCTCCGGGGCCGACATCGGGATCGCGGACGACATTCACCCGAAATACAAGCTGCAGCGCCTGACCGACGTGGCGCTGGCGTTGCACGAGCTGCCGATACCGACGGTGGCCAAGGTGACCGGCGTCGCGGTCGGAGCCGGATGGAACCTGGCGTTGGGCTGTGACCTCGTCGTCGCGACGCCGGAATCGACGTTCTCGCAGATCTTTTCCAAGCGGGGTCTGTCGATCGACCTCGGCGGCTCCTGGTTGTTGCCGAAACTTGTTGGCCTGCAACAGGCTAAGCGGCTGGCGCTGCTGGCGGAGACCATCGACGCCGTCGAAGCCCTCGCGCTGAACCTGGTCACCTGGCTGGTGTCCGCCGCCGAGATCGATGCCTTCGTCTCCGACCTGACCGCCCGGCTGGCGGCGGGCCCGCCGATTGCGCTGGCCCAGACCAAAGCCCTGCTGAATGAGAACGCCGATCGCACCCTGCGCGACGCGTTGGCCAACGAGGCGCGAGCCCAGATCGGTAACTTCGCGACCGCGGATGCGGCCGCGGCCTATGCCGCCTTCAGCGAGCGACGGGAACCGACGTTTACTGGTCGGTGGGCGCTATCGAAATCTGACGAGGAATCGGAGTAG
- a CDS encoding thiolase family protein: MRETVIVEAVRTPVGKRNGGLSGMHAADLSALVLNEVLERAGVSPDIIDDVIWGCVSQVGDQSSNIGRYAVLAAGWPESVPGTTVNRACGSSQQALDFAVQAVMSGQQDVVVAGGVEVMSRVPLGSARATGMPYGPKVRARYDDFSFNQGLSAEMIAKKWGFSRTQLDEFSVQSHERAAAAQDGNAFTEQIVPVFVEDGGIINADEGIRRGSTVEKLGSLKPAFAEDGVIHAGNSSQISDGAAALLVMTSEMALNLGLTPIVRYRAGAVTGADPILMLTGPIPATEKVLKKAGVSLDEVGAFEVNEAFAPVPLAWLAETGVDPSLVNPLGGAIALGHPLGGSGAVLMTRLAHHMRDNGIRYGLQTMCEGGGTANATLVELVA, from the coding sequence ATGCGAGAGACGGTCATCGTCGAGGCGGTGCGCACGCCGGTCGGCAAACGCAATGGCGGGCTGTCGGGCATGCACGCCGCGGACCTGTCCGCGCTCGTCCTCAACGAGGTGCTGGAACGCGCCGGAGTCAGTCCGGACATCATCGACGACGTAATCTGGGGATGCGTGTCTCAGGTCGGCGACCAATCCAGCAACATCGGGCGCTACGCGGTGCTGGCCGCCGGCTGGCCCGAGAGCGTTCCCGGGACCACCGTGAACCGGGCCTGCGGGTCCAGCCAGCAGGCCCTCGACTTCGCGGTGCAGGCGGTGATGTCGGGCCAGCAAGACGTCGTCGTGGCCGGGGGCGTCGAGGTCATGAGCCGTGTTCCGTTGGGTTCGGCCAGGGCAACCGGCATGCCTTACGGACCGAAAGTTCGGGCCCGCTACGACGACTTTTCCTTCAACCAGGGCCTGTCGGCGGAGATGATCGCCAAGAAGTGGGGCTTCTCGCGCACCCAGCTCGACGAATTCTCGGTCCAATCTCACGAACGAGCGGCCGCGGCCCAGGACGGCAACGCGTTCACCGAGCAGATCGTGCCGGTGTTCGTGGAGGACGGCGGAATCATCAACGCCGACGAGGGGATTCGGCGGGGGAGCACCGTCGAGAAACTGGGATCGCTGAAGCCTGCGTTCGCCGAGGACGGCGTGATCCACGCCGGCAATTCCTCGCAGATCTCCGACGGCGCCGCCGCGCTGTTGGTGATGACGTCGGAGATGGCACTGAATCTGGGCCTGACCCCGATCGTGCGGTACCGCGCCGGTGCCGTCACCGGAGCCGATCCCATACTGATGCTGACCGGCCCCATTCCGGCGACCGAAAAGGTGCTGAAGAAGGCCGGCGTTTCGCTGGACGAAGTGGGCGCATTCGAGGTCAACGAGGCCTTCGCACCCGTCCCGCTGGCGTGGCTCGCCGAGACCGGCGTCGACCCGAGCCTGGTCAATCCGCTGGGCGGGGCCATCGCGCTGGGGCATCCGCTGGGCGGGTCCGGGGCGGTGCTGATGACCAGGTTGGCGCACCACATGCGCGATAACGGCATTCGCTACGGGCTGCAGACCATGTGTGAAGGCGGCGGCACGGCCAACGCCACCCTGGTCGAACTGGTCGCCTAG
- a CDS encoding TetR/AcrR family transcriptional regulator yields the protein MPDARRYDTLLAKGEDRKERILAVAQRLLTRNGWRNTTLAQIAGEAGVTPAGLLHHFASKEQLLHAVLDARDQDDDSHADRAGDLLAQICAVADRFSRAPESVGAFTVLLVENILPDAPLHDRMLDRHRQAVDIVTELIRTGQADGRYRADIHPTIKAVEILAFVHGMETTWLLDPSIPLAEVFKQYAETLARDFAPPSKPLSTR from the coding sequence GTGCCCGACGCACGCCGTTACGACACGCTTCTCGCCAAAGGCGAGGACCGCAAGGAGCGGATCCTCGCGGTCGCGCAGCGCCTCCTCACCCGCAACGGCTGGCGCAACACCACCTTGGCCCAGATCGCCGGCGAGGCCGGCGTCACTCCGGCGGGGCTGCTGCATCACTTCGCGTCCAAGGAGCAGCTGCTGCACGCGGTCTTGGACGCCCGCGATCAGGACGACGATTCGCACGCCGACCGGGCCGGCGACCTGCTGGCGCAGATCTGCGCGGTGGCCGACCGATTCAGCCGGGCGCCCGAATCGGTCGGTGCGTTCACAGTGCTGCTGGTGGAGAACATCCTTCCCGATGCCCCGTTGCACGACCGCATGCTCGATCGGCACCGGCAAGCCGTCGACATCGTCACCGAGCTCATTCGCACCGGTCAGGCCGACGGCCGGTACCGCGCGGACATACACCCCACCATCAAGGCAGTGGAAATCCTCGCCTTCGTCCACGGAATGGAAACCACATGGTTGCTCGATCCTTCGATACCTCTGGCCGAGGTCTTCAAGCAGTACGCCGAGACGCTGGCGCGGGACTTCGCGCCGCCGAGCAAACCATTGAGCACGAGATGA
- a CDS encoding cytochrome P450, whose amino-acid sequence MTNDFSKLDFFRGKELIADPYPYYESLREQCPVAREDHHGVTMVTGWEEACAVLNDAETWSSCTSVTGPFPGFPVPLEGDDITDLIEQHRDELPFSDQLPTLDPPTHTNHRSLLMRLITPKRLKENEDAMWALADQVLDDFLPSGKGDWIKGFSSPFTLLVIADLLGVPMEDRDKFVKGIAEHAGGGIGGTGKESLSHSPLEFLYGLFSDYVTDRRREPRDDVLTGLATATFPDGSIPEVEDVARVASNVFSAGQETTVRLLGAALQTLGERPDIQAQLRKDRSLIGNFIEESLRHESPVKGDFRLNRVPVNVGGVDLPAGTTVMIVQAAANRDPRRFEDPATFDPARKNARQHISFGRGIHSCPGAPLARAETRVAIERLLDRTADIRIDEDKHGPANDRRYQYVPTYILRGLTELHLEFTLA is encoded by the coding sequence ATGACGAACGACTTCTCCAAGTTGGACTTCTTCCGCGGCAAAGAGCTCATCGCCGACCCGTACCCCTATTACGAGTCGCTGCGGGAGCAGTGCCCGGTGGCCCGGGAAGACCACCACGGGGTCACGATGGTGACCGGTTGGGAAGAGGCCTGCGCCGTGCTCAACGACGCCGAGACATGGTCCTCCTGCACCTCGGTGACCGGCCCGTTTCCCGGCTTTCCGGTGCCGCTCGAGGGTGACGACATCACCGACCTGATCGAACAACACCGCGACGAGCTGCCGTTCAGCGACCAGTTGCCCACACTCGACCCGCCGACCCACACCAATCACCGCTCCCTGCTGATGCGGTTGATCACCCCCAAGCGCCTCAAGGAGAACGAGGACGCGATGTGGGCGCTCGCCGACCAGGTGCTCGACGACTTCCTGCCATCGGGGAAGGGTGACTGGATCAAGGGCTTTTCGAGTCCTTTCACCCTGCTGGTCATCGCCGACCTGCTGGGCGTGCCGATGGAAGACCGCGACAAGTTCGTGAAGGGCATCGCCGAGCACGCGGGCGGCGGCATCGGGGGCACCGGCAAGGAGTCGCTGTCGCACAGTCCGCTGGAATTCCTCTACGGCTTGTTCTCCGACTACGTCACCGATCGCCGCCGCGAGCCCCGCGACGACGTGCTGACCGGCCTGGCGACCGCCACCTTCCCCGACGGCTCGATCCCCGAGGTCGAGGACGTGGCCAGGGTCGCCAGCAACGTCTTCTCGGCGGGCCAGGAGACCACGGTGCGGTTGCTCGGTGCCGCGCTGCAGACCCTCGGGGAGCGCCCGGACATCCAGGCGCAGTTGCGCAAGGATCGCAGCCTGATCGGCAACTTCATCGAGGAGTCGCTGCGCCACGAGAGCCCGGTCAAGGGCGACTTCCGCCTGAACCGGGTGCCGGTCAACGTCGGCGGGGTCGACCTGCCGGCGGGCACCACCGTGATGATCGTGCAGGCCGCAGCCAACCGGGACCCGCGGCGATTCGAAGACCCCGCCACCTTCGATCCGGCCCGCAAGAATGCACGCCAGCACATCTCGTTCGGCCGCGGCATCCACAGCTGCCCGGGCGCGCCGCTGGCCCGGGCCGAAACCCGGGTGGCCATCGAGCGGCTGCTCGATCGCACGGCCGACATCAGGATCGACGAGGACAAGCATGGACCGGCGAATGACCGGCGCTACCAATATGTTCCGACGTACATCCTGCGCGGCCTGACCGAATTGCATTTGGAGTTCACGCTGGCATGA
- a CDS encoding ferredoxin — protein sequence MKVWVDDQRCRGHGMCLTVCPDVFSLTDDGYAVSIEGDIPTELESAAHEAIEFCPEQAISEIKDEN from the coding sequence ATGAAGGTTTGGGTAGACGACCAGCGCTGTCGCGGTCACGGTATGTGCCTGACGGTGTGTCCGGACGTGTTCAGCCTCACCGACGACGGCTATGCGGTGTCGATAGAGGGCGATATTCCAACGGAATTGGAGTCGGCCGCCCACGAGGCCATCGAGTTCTGCCCGGAACAGGCCATCAGCGAGATCAAAGACGAGAACTGA
- a CDS encoding DUF1330 domain-containing protein produces MPKGYVILTEAIKDPEGMKAYGKAAGSAMSGATILAVDTKPTTIEGSWHGDQTVVLEFESVDAARAWYESEGYQKAAKLRQAAADCNAVILSGF; encoded by the coding sequence ATGCCTAAGGGATATGTCATCCTGACCGAGGCCATCAAGGACCCGGAGGGCATGAAGGCCTACGGCAAGGCCGCCGGTTCGGCGATGAGCGGTGCCACCATTCTCGCGGTGGACACCAAGCCCACGACGATCGAGGGCAGCTGGCACGGCGACCAGACCGTCGTGCTGGAGTTCGAATCCGTCGACGCTGCCCGCGCGTGGTACGAATCCGAGGGCTACCAGAAGGCGGCGAAGCTGCGGCAGGCAGCCGCCGACTGCAATGCGGTCATCCTCTCCGGATTCTGA
- a CDS encoding ferredoxin gives MTRKIEVDWGLCESNGVCMGINPEIFELGDDDMLTVHQEEVTPENEADVREAVRQCPRQAIAIVGE, from the coding sequence ATGACGAGGAAAATCGAAGTCGATTGGGGACTCTGCGAGAGCAACGGAGTCTGCATGGGCATCAACCCGGAAATCTTCGAGCTCGGCGACGACGACATGCTGACCGTCCACCAGGAAGAAGTCACCCCGGAGAACGAGGCGGACGTGCGCGAAGCCGTCCGTCAATGCCCTCGGCAGGCAATCGCGATCGTCGGAGAGTAG
- a CDS encoding cytochrome P450 — MTKPKVVFDPYSDEFYNNPFDIYARMREDAPLYYDEKEDFYALTRHEDVAAAFKDFDTYSSARGCDLAMVRRGVSPEQKSIIFMDPPEHRHMRSLLNKAFTPRAITSQLDTIHEVIDNYLSACDPDNFDVVQDFSGPFPVEVITRMAGVPEEYRQQVRHWIDTSLHHEPGQIEISESGMQANIDTAMYYFGLIQERRGNLQDDMISRLITAEIPCDDGTTRKLDDIEITGFATLLGGAGAETVTKLIGNAAVIFARNPDQWQKLQDDRSKIPGAVEELLRYEGPVQYNVRYTLKEAHVSGGVIPPFKPVFLCGAAANRDSDAFTDADTFDIERDQTEAQHLGLGYGIHSCLGAALARLESRIALEKLVDFMPRYEVDWDGCKRVTMQNVAGWKHVPVKVVR, encoded by the coding sequence GTGACAAAACCGAAAGTCGTCTTCGACCCGTACTCGGACGAGTTCTACAACAACCCGTTCGATATTTACGCACGGATGCGCGAGGACGCTCCGCTCTATTACGACGAGAAGGAAGACTTCTACGCGCTGACCCGCCATGAGGATGTGGCGGCCGCGTTCAAGGATTTTGACACTTACTCGTCGGCGCGCGGCTGCGACCTGGCGATGGTGCGCAGGGGCGTATCCCCCGAGCAGAAGTCGATCATCTTCATGGACCCGCCGGAGCACCGGCACATGCGCAGCCTGCTCAACAAGGCGTTCACTCCACGGGCGATCACCTCGCAGCTGGACACCATCCACGAGGTCATCGACAACTACCTGAGCGCATGCGATCCGGACAACTTCGACGTGGTGCAGGACTTCTCCGGACCGTTCCCGGTGGAGGTCATCACCCGGATGGCCGGGGTGCCCGAGGAATACCGCCAGCAGGTGCGGCACTGGATCGACACCAGCCTGCATCACGAGCCGGGCCAGATCGAGATCAGCGAATCCGGCATGCAGGCCAACATCGACACCGCGATGTACTACTTCGGCCTCATCCAGGAGCGGCGCGGGAACCTACAGGACGACATGATCAGCAGGCTGATCACGGCCGAGATCCCCTGTGACGACGGTACGACCCGCAAGCTCGACGACATCGAAATCACCGGATTCGCGACGCTTTTGGGCGGCGCCGGTGCCGAGACCGTCACCAAGCTGATCGGCAATGCGGCGGTCATCTTCGCACGCAACCCCGACCAGTGGCAGAAGCTGCAAGACGACCGCAGCAAGATCCCCGGGGCGGTCGAAGAGCTACTGCGCTACGAGGGACCGGTCCAGTACAACGTCCGCTACACCCTGAAAGAGGCTCATGTCAGCGGCGGCGTGATTCCCCCCTTCAAGCCGGTGTTCCTGTGCGGCGCCGCGGCGAACCGCGATAGCGATGCCTTCACCGACGCCGACACGTTCGACATCGAGCGCGACCAGACCGAGGCACAGCATCTGGGCCTCGGGTACGGGATTCACAGCTGCCTCGGCGCCGCGCTGGCTCGCCTGGAAAGCCGGATCGCGCTGGAGAAGCTGGTCGATTTCATGCCGCGCTACGAGGTGGATTGGGACGGCTGCAAGCGGGTGACCATGCAAAATGTCGCGGGCTGGAAGCACGTGCCCGTCAAGGTGGTTCGGTAA